A window of Leptospira brenneri contains these coding sequences:
- the eno gene encoding phosphopyruvate hydratase yields the protein MSQKDSIRSVKAREIMDSRGNPTVEVDVTLEDGSFGRAAVPSGASTGEHEAVELRDGDKKRYSGKGVLKAVENVNSKISKSILGLSATNQLLIDGTMIALDGTANKSKLGANALLGVSMAVAKAASVHTGLPLYRYIGGTFARELPVPMMNIINGGAHADNNIDFQEFMILPVSAPNFREALRMGAEVFHSLKSVLKGKGLNTAVGDEGGFAPNLTSNSEAIEVILTAIEKAGYKPDLDIKIGLDCAASEFYDEKKKKYVLKAEKKPEKTAEELVEYYSNLVSKYPIITMEDGLDENDWSGWKKLSDKLGKKIQLVGDDLFVTNIKKLAQGIDKGIGNSILIKVNQIGTLTETLSAIEMAKKAQYTAVVSHRSGETEDATISHIAVATNSGQIKTGSLSRTDRIAKYNELLRIEEELGKNATYSGVNTFYNLR from the coding sequence ATGTCCCAAAAAGATAGCATTCGTTCCGTCAAAGCCCGTGAAATCATGGATTCCAGAGGAAATCCAACCGTTGAAGTGGATGTCACTCTTGAAGACGGTTCTTTTGGTCGTGCGGCGGTTCCTTCTGGTGCATCGACAGGCGAACATGAAGCCGTAGAACTTCGTGACGGCGATAAAAAAAGATACTCCGGAAAAGGTGTACTGAAAGCCGTAGAAAATGTAAATTCTAAAATTTCTAAATCCATCTTAGGCCTTTCGGCAACCAACCAACTTCTTATTGATGGAACCATGATCGCTCTCGATGGAACAGCCAATAAATCTAAGTTAGGTGCCAATGCCCTTCTCGGTGTTTCCATGGCAGTTGCGAAAGCCGCAAGCGTTCATACTGGTCTTCCACTTTACCGTTATATTGGTGGAACTTTTGCTCGTGAACTTCCCGTTCCCATGATGAATATCATCAATGGTGGTGCTCACGCAGACAACAATATCGACTTCCAAGAATTTATGATCTTACCTGTTTCGGCACCGAATTTCCGCGAAGCCCTGCGTATGGGTGCTGAAGTTTTCCATAGCCTAAAGTCCGTTTTGAAAGGAAAAGGTCTGAATACCGCTGTCGGTGACGAAGGGGGTTTTGCTCCTAACCTAACCAGTAATAGTGAAGCCATAGAAGTGATCCTCACTGCGATTGAAAAGGCTGGATACAAACCAGACCTAGACATCAAAATTGGTTTGGACTGCGCTGCCTCCGAGTTCTACGATGAGAAGAAAAAGAAGTATGTCCTGAAAGCTGAGAAAAAACCAGAAAAGACTGCCGAAGAACTCGTAGAATACTACTCAAATTTAGTGTCCAAGTATCCGATCATTACCATGGAAGACGGTCTGGATGAAAACGATTGGTCCGGCTGGAAAAAACTTTCCGATAAACTCGGGAAAAAGATCCAACTTGTGGGGGATGATTTGTTCGTAACCAATATCAAAAAACTCGCCCAAGGGATCGATAAAGGGATTGGTAACTCCATTCTCATCAAAGTGAACCAAATCGGGACTCTCACGGAAACCCTGAGTGCCATTGAAATGGCGAAAAAAGCGCAGTATACTGCGGTTGTTTCCCATAGATCTGGAGAAACGGAAGATGCGACGATTTCGCATATTGCCGTGGCAACCAATTCTGGTCAGATCAAAACAGGATCTTTAAGTCGAACGGACAGGATCGCAAAATACAACGAACTCCTTCGCATCGAAGAAGAACTTGGAAAAAATGCGACTTATAGCGGAGTAAATACTTTTTACAACTTAAGGTAA